A single region of the Deefgea piscis genome encodes:
- a CDS encoding DUF6882 domain-containing protein has protein sequence MSMTDDEFYAFIDASFAELEQKQAMLSASYSLGSGLGRWWFDQANGKLQFFDATDQLEVEVEVIEIGSYSAKNNTWKWAWSNAAGLPALRERSAKIKELATLTGNALFDFDYVFEIGDEAMAWELTAMAVHLLGALGCYKAATTNNGDATFLAIMALKPRS, from the coding sequence ATGAGCATGACCGATGATGAGTTTTACGCTTTTATTGACGCGAGCTTTGCCGAGCTTGAGCAAAAACAAGCGATGTTAAGCGCCAGCTACAGTTTAGGCAGTGGGCTGGGGCGTTGGTGGTTTGACCAAGCCAATGGAAAACTGCAATTTTTCGACGCGACCGATCAGCTTGAAGTAGAGGTCGAGGTGATTGAGATCGGCAGCTATTCAGCCAAAAACAATACATGGAAATGGGCGTGGAGCAATGCCGCCGGATTGCCTGCGCTGCGCGAGCGCTCGGCAAAAATCAAAGAATTAGCCACATTAACTGGCAATGCCCTCTTTGATTTTGACTATGTGTTTGAAATTGGCGATGAAGCCATGGCTTGGGAACTGACCGCGATGGCGGTGCATCTGTTAGGCGCATTGGGCTGCTACAAAGCCGCAACCACCAACAATGGCGACGCCACATTTTTAGCGATTATGGCGCTCAAGCCGCGCAGTTAA